In the genome of Vicia villosa cultivar HV-30 ecotype Madison, WI linkage group LG7, Vvil1.0, whole genome shotgun sequence, one region contains:
- the LOC131616433 gene encoding probable GTP diphosphokinase RSH2, chloroplastic, translating into MAVSTISLYASPPSSVCSAPHQISPHASYDFDFGSRSSSPASTATASTSARPMIGGLSCLFSSSVAVKHVPLTSFSGGDEDELKELGSSFSYSYSPSKFGGSWKRDRDHQIQSPVSVFQCPVSCSSSMGTVRGASRSSAGGLFEGFVRSALGSSCLDYETTDVRLRGGGGEFDGSGSSGVVDELTFNLEDTFVEGCFGFEFEPYAKKLLMSAQLRHKIFCEEFVIKAFCEAEKAHRGQMRASGDPYLQHCLETAVLLALIGANSTVVAAGLLHDTLDDAFLTYDYIFGMFGAGVADLVEGVSKLSHLSKLARDNNTASKSVEADRLHTMFLAMADARAVLIKLADRLHNMMTLDALPVAKQQRFAKETLEIFAPLANRLGIANWKEQLENLCFKHLNPVQHMELSSKLVESYDDAMIASAIERLEKALKDEGISYHVISGRHKSLYSIYCKMLKKKLTIDDIHDIYGLRLIVEKEEDCYKALKIVHQLWSEVPGKLKDYIRGPKFNGYQSLHTVVMGEGKVPLEVQVRTKDMHSQAEFGFAAHWRYKEDHCQLSSYVLQMVEWARWVVTWQCEAMSKNSTSVGCVDSIKPPCKFPSHADNCPYSYKPDCAQDGPVFVIMIENDKMSVQEFCANSTVLDLLERAGRASCRLTTYRFPLKEELRPRLNHKPVSDPNCKLKMGDVVELTPAIPDRYLTEYREEIQRMYDRGLTVSKMGTTTASSMVGTS; encoded by the exons ATGGCGGTTTCAACTATATCTCTCTACGCGAGTCCACCGAGTAGTGTATGTTCCGCGCCGCATCAGATTAGTCCTCACGCTTCCTATGATTTCGATTTCGGATCTAGATCTTCGTCCCCGGCATCGACGGCTACAGCGTCGACATCGGCGAGGCCTATGATTGGTGGATTGTCGTGTTTGTTTTCGTCTTCGGTGGCGGTGAAGCATGTTCCGTTGACGAGCTTTTCCGGTGGAGATGAAGATGAATTGAAGGAGCTTGGTAGTTCGTTTTCGTATTCGTATTCGCCGAGTAAGTTTGGTGGATCTTGGAAGAGGGATAGGGATCATCAGATTCAGAGTCCGGTTTCGGTTTTTCAGTGTCCGGTTTCGTGTAGTAGTAGTATGGGGACGGTTCGTGGTGCGTCGAGGAGTAGTGCTGGTGGGTTATTTGAAGGGTTTGTGAGAAGTGCTTTGGGTTCTTCTTGTTTGGATTATGAAACTACTGATGTTAGGCTTCGCGGTGGTGGTGGTGAATTTGATGGAAGTGGTTCTTCTGGAGTTGTTGATGAGTTGACTTTCAATTTGGAGGATACTTTTGTGGAAGGTTGCTTTGGATTTGAGTTTGAGCCTTATGCTAAGAAGTTGTTGATGAGTGCTCAATTGAGGCACAAGATCTTTTGTGAAGAGTTTGTTATTAAGGCATTTTGTGAAGCTGAGAAAGCACATAGAGGACAG ATGCGAGCTAGTGGTGATCCGTATTTGCAGCATTGTTTGGAAACTGCCGTGTTGTTGGCTTTGATCGGTGCAAATTCCACTGTAGTTGCTGCAGGGCTTTTGCATGATACACTTGATGATGCTTTTCTTACTTATGATTATATATTTGGGATGTTTGGAGCTGGAGTTGCTGATTTAGTTGAAGGG GTTTCTAAACTAAGTCATTTAAGCAAGCTGGCCAGAGACAACAACACAGCTAGTAAGTCTGTTGAAGCAGATCGCCTGCATACAATGTTCCTTGCCATGGCAGATGCAAGAGCTGTCCTTATTAAATTGGCAGACCGATTGCATAATATGATGACACTAGATGCATTGCCGGTTGCCAAGCAGCAGAGGTTTGCAAAGGAGACTTTGGAGATTTTTGCACCTTTGGCCAATCGCTTGGGAATAGCCAATTGGAAGGAACAGTTGGAAAATTTATGTTTTAAGCATCTCAACCCTGTGCAGCACATGGAGCTTTCGTCAAAACTTGTGGAATCGTATGATGATGCAATGATTGCTTCTGCCATAGAAAGATTAGAGAAAGCACTCAAAGATGAAGGCATTTCTTATCATGTCATTTCTGGGCGGCACAAGAGCTTGTACAGCATTTATTGCAAAATGTTGAA GAAGAAACTAACCATAGATGATATCCATGACATTTATGGGCTGCGCTTGATTGTTGAGAAGGAGGAAGACTGCTACAAAGCCTTAAAAATTGTTCACCAGTTATGGTCAGAGGTACCTGGAAAACTGAAAGATTACATTCGTGGCCCCAAGTTCAATGG GTATCAATCTCTGCATACTGTGGTGATGGGTGAAGGCAAGGTTCCCCTCGAAGTACAAGTTCGAACAAAAGATATGCATTCGCAAGCAGAATTTGGATTTGCTGCTCATTGGAGGTACAAGGAAGATCATTGTCAGCTTTCTTCCTATGTGCTTCAGATGGTTGAATGGGCTCGTTGGGTTGTCACCTGGCAGTGTGAAGCAATGAGCAAAAATTCTACTTCTGTTGGATGTGTCGACTCAATCAAGCCACCTTGCAAGTTCCCTTCTCATGCTGATAATTGTCCATATTCTTATAAGCCTGATTGTGCGCAGGATGGGCCTGTGTTCGTTATCATGATTGAGAATGATAAG ATGTCTGTTCAAGAGTTTTGTGCAAACTCAACAGTACTCGATTTGTTGGAGAGAGCCGGGCGAGCAAGCTGTAGGTTGACGACATATAGGTTCCCTCTGAAGGAAGAATTGAGGCCAAGACTGAATCACAAGCCTGTAAGTGATCCAAATTGCAAGTTGAAGATGGGAGACGTGGTCGAGCTTACACCGGCCATACCTGACAGGTATCTGACTGAATATAGGGAAGAAATCCAGCGAATGTATGATCGCGGGCTAACTGTATCAAAAATGGGAACTACTACTGCAAGCAGCATGGTTGGCACCAGTTGA
- the LOC131619944 gene encoding F-box/kelch-repeat protein At3g23880-like produces the protein MVRRNPKMNSEDDSLANLDCNLIPEEEEDDSLATLYCNLIPVMLCVWNSLISIHKFARKHLKLSTTNPNPNNMIIMDSLPTLPFDLITEILSRLPVKMLVRFRCVCKSWNSLISDHKFSTNHFKLSTKQNLHFISYHKPSQRHVLKSYPLQSVFTDLTSNFTQLAFPFNSPSDKTLHYIVGSCHGILCLAHTSNSSVVLWNPSIRKFKELPSFENPQVMAQNVTRAIKYGFGYDHVSHNYKVVVLYNSRTHLRTTKINVYTLSTNSWRNVRIFPFSSDFSDDQHGIYLSGTINWLAYPNCCCSYFIVSFDLGEESYEKISPPPPDHGMKAVWGAKLCVLKDCLCIVSYYDVWVMKEYGVKESWTRLVKVPNLLDQCVSSCFLTYALYVFEDDQVLLEEGLEKKLIIYNFKNDTFMVTAMFETRPEICTESLISPCS, from the coding sequence ATGGTCAGAAGAAACCCTAAGATGAATTCAGAAGATGATTCACTTGCCAACCTTGATTGTAAtctcattccagaagaagaagaagatgattcaCTTGCTACTCTTTATTGTAATCTCATTCCAGTGATGCTATGTGTCTGGAATTCTCTAATATCTATTCATAAATTCGCCAGAAAACACTTGAAGCTGTCAACaacaaaccctaaccctaacaaCATGATCATCATGGATTCACTTCCCACTCTTCCTTTTGATCTCATAACTGAGATACTCTCTAGGCTACCCGTCAAAATGCTCGTTCGATTCCGATGCGTCTGCAAGTCCTGGAATTCACTTATATCCGATCACAAATTTTCTACAAACCACTTTAAGCTATCAACCAAGCAGAACCTCCATTTCATAAGCTATCATAAGCCTTCACAGAGGCATGTTTTAAAGTCTTACCCACTCCAATCCGTTTTCACAGACCTAACTAGTAATTTCACTCAGCTTGCCTTTCCATTTAACTCTCCTTCTGATAAAACTTTACATTACATTGTTGGCTCGTGTCACGGAATCCTTTGTCTTGCCCATACTAGTAACTCTTCTGTTGTATTGTGGAACCCTTCTattagaaaattcaaagaattgcCTTCTTTTGAAAACCCGCAAGTGATGGCTCAAAATGTAACTCGAGCGATAAAGTATGGCTTCGGCTACGATCATGTTTCTCATAATTACAAAGTGGTTGTTCTTTACAACAGTCGTACCCATTTGCGCACAACTAAAATTAACGTTTATACTTTGAGTACCAATTCTTGGAGAAACGTTCGgatatttcctttttcttctgACTTTAGCGATGATCAACACGGGATATATTTAAGCGGTACAATTAATTGGTTGGCCTATCCTAACTGCTGTTGTTCAtattttattgtttcttttgatttagGTGAGGAGTCTTATGAAAAGAtttctcctcctcctcctgaTCATGGAATGAAAGCTGTGTGGGGGGCGAAATTGTGTGTCTTGAAGGATTGCTTGTGCATAGTTTCTTACTATGATGTTTGGGTAATGAAAGAGTATGGAGTTAAAGAGTCTTGGACTAGATTGGTCAAAGTTCCTAACTTGCTAGATCAATGTGTATCGTCTTGTTTCTTGACCTATGCATTGTATGTTTTTGAAGACGACCAGGTGTTGTTGGAGGAGGGATTGGAAAAGAAGTTGATCATTTACAATTTTAAGAATGATACTTTTATGGTTACTGCCATGTTTGAAACCCGTCCAGAAATCTGCACCGAGAGTTTGATATCACCTTGTTCCTAA